Proteins found in one Neurospora crassa OR74A linkage group II, whole genome shotgun sequence genomic segment:
- a CDS encoding exportin-1 — protein MPLSIEELDNQVRTFYEGRGETQAQAQTVLNQFKEDPDAWLMVDEILQKATYEQTKYLGLQVLDNVIMTRWKVLPREQCHGIRNFVVQYILQCSSSEELLKAHRVLLNKLNLVLVSVLKQEWPHNWPTFINEIISASRSSLSICENNMIILRLLSEEVFDYSAEQMTSTKTRNLKTTMCAEFSQIFQLCQEVLNSANQPSLIKATLETLLRFCNWIPLGYIFETPLIETLRTRFLEVPEFRNITLQCLTEIGGLQIGGPTGQQPNYGEALIKMFTEVLTTISNIIPLSMDLKATYPASNSRDQEFIQNLALFLCNFFGMHLPLIENLPNRDFLTHGHYYLIRISQIEDREIFKICLDYWLKLVQELYEEMQALPLSDMNPLLSGGLQTSGAPNPALLNNYPLRKHKYNEILSNLRVVMIEKMVRPEEVLIVENDEGEIVREFVKETDTVQLYKTIRECLVYLTHLDVVDTEQIMTDKLARQVDGSEWSWHNCNVLCWAIGSISLAMNEETEKRFLVTVIKDLLGLTEMKRGKDNKAVVASNIMYIVGQYPRFLKAHWKFLKTVVNKLFEFMHESHEGVQDMACDTFIKIAKSCRRHFVALQPSESQPFIEEIIRDLGKITCDLTPQQVHTFYEACGYMVAAQGNRHQQERLLSELMQIPNMAWQEIIRQASLNPNILQDADTIKVIGNIMKTNVSACSSIGTYFFPQIGNLYSDMLQMYAATSQLISEAVAREGEIATKMPKVRGLRTIKKEILKLIETYVDKAEDLQAVREQMVPPLLDSVLVDYNRNVPGARDAEVLRAMTAMITKLSALMEDQVPIIMENVFECTLDMINKNFSEYPEHRVEFFNLLRAINLHCFPALLKLDNRQFKFVIDSCMWASKHDNRDVETAGLNMCLELVNNIAEKTDVQTSNAFFNQFFVSILQDVFFVLTDQDHKAGFKTQSMLLMRMFYFVHPADGSPSRIQGPIYQPDQAQPGTSNKEFLTMFVGNLLQTAFANLTPAQITSFVEGLFTLNTQYDKFRLALRDFLISLREFAGDNAELYLLEKEQQETAAKAADIERRSKVSGLLKPSELEDDEL, from the exons CAAGCTCAGGCCCAAACCGTCCTGAACCAG TTCAAGGAAGATCCCGATGCCTGGTTGATGGTCGACGAGATCCTCCAGAAGGCCACCTACGAGCAGACAAAGT ACTTGGGGTTACAGGTCCTCGACAATGTGATTATGACGAGGTGGAAGGTGCTCCCCCGCGAGCAGTGTCATG gTATCCGCAACTTTGTCGTCCAGTATATCCTCCAATGTTCGAGTTCCGAAGAGCTTCTCAAGGCCCACCGTGTCCTGCTCAACAAGCTTAACCTTGTTCTCGTCTCCGTCCTCAAGCAAGAGTGGCCTCATAACTGGCCTACCTTCATCAACGAGATTATCTCTGCCTCTCGCTCGAGCCTTTCGATCTGCGAGAACAACATGATCATTCTGCGACTCCTCTCCGAAGAGGTCTTCGACTATTCCGCGGAGCAGATGACGTCGACAAAGACACGGAACCTCAAGACCACCATGTGCGCCGAGTTCTCGCAGATTTTCCAGCTTTGCCAGGAAGTTCTCAACTCTGCCAACCAGCCCAGCCTTATCAAGGCCACCCTCGAAACCCTGTTGCGCTTCTGCAACTGGATCCCTCTCGGTTATATCTTCGAGACCCCTCTTATTGAAACCCTTCGGACGCGTTTCTTGGAGGTTCCCGAGTTCCGAAACATTACTCTCCAGTGCTTGACCGAGATTGGTGGTTTGCAAATAGGGGGTCCTACGGGCCAACAGCCCAACTATGGCGAGGCCCTCATCAAGATGTTCACCGAGGTCCTGACGACCATCTCCAACATCATTCCTCTCAGCATGGACTTGAAGGCGACCTACCCGGCCAGCAACTCTCGCGACCAGGAATTCATCCAGAACTTGGCGCTGTTCCTTTGCAATTTCTTTGGCATGCACCTGCCC CTCATCGAAAACCTGCCGAACCGTGACTTTCTTACACATGGTCACTATTACCTAATCAGAATTTCGCAGATTGAAGACCGCGAAATCTTCAAGATCTGCCTCGACTACTGGCTCAAGCTCGTCCAGGAGCTCTATGAGGAGATGCAGGCCTTGCCCCTTTCCGATATGAACCCTCTTCTTAGCGGTGGTCTGCAGACCAGCGGCGCCCCGAACCCCGCTCTGCTCAACAACTACCCTCTCCGCAAGCACAAGTACAACGAGATTCTTTCCAACCTGCGTGTTGTCATGATCGAGAAGATGGTGCGCCCCGAAGAAGTCCTCATTGTTGAGAACGACGAGGGCGAGATTGTCCGCGAGTTTGTCAAGGAAACCGACACTGTCCAGCTTTACAAGACCATCCGCGAGTGTCTCGTTTATCTCACCCATTTGGATGTGGTCGACACCGAGCAGATTATGACCGACAAGCTCGCACGCCAAGTCGATGGATCCGAATGGTCATGGCACAACTGCAACGTTCTCTGCTGGGCTATTGGTTCTATTTCTCTCGCCATGAACGAAGAGACGGAGAAGAGGTTCCTTGTTACTGTTATCAAGGATCTTCTTGGACTGACCGAAATGAAGCGGGGCAAAGATAACAAGGCCGTCGTCGCCAGTAACATCATGTACATTGTCGGACAGTATCCCCGTTTCCTCAAGGCGCACTGGAAGTTCCTCAAGACGGTCGTCAACAAGCTGTTCGAGTTCATGCACGAGTCTCACGAGGGTGTCCAGGACATGGCCTGcgatacttttattaagatTGCCAAGTCTTGCAGACGCCACTTTGTTGCGCTCCAGCCTAGCGAGTCTCAGCCTTTCATTGAGGAGATCATCAGGGACCTTGGCAAGATCACTTGCGACTTGACTCCTCAACAGGTACATACTTTCTATGAGGCTTGCGGCTACATGGTAGCTGCTCAAGGCAATAGGCACCAGCAGGAAAGGCTGCTTTCTGAGCTCATGCAGATTCCCAATATGGCGTGGCAGGAGATTATCAGGCAAGCTAGCCTCAACCCTAACATCCTCCAGGATGCGGACACCATCAAGGTTATTGGCAACATCATGAAGACCAACGTCTCGGCATGCTCATCTATTGGTACCTATTTCTTCCCTCAGATCGGCAACCTCTATAGCGACATGCTTCAGATGTATGCCGCCACCAGTCAGCTGATTTCTGAGGCTGTTGCTCGCGAGGGTGAGATTGCTACCAAGATGCCCAAGGTCCGCGGGCTCCGAACCATCAAGAAGGAAATTCTCAAGCTTATTGAGACCTATGTCGACAAGGCTGAGGACCTCCAGGCCGTGCGGGAGCAGATGGTGCCTCCTCTCTTGGACTCGGTGCTTGTTGACTACAACCGTAACGTTCCTGGTGCTCGTGACGCTGAAGTCTTGAGGGCCATGACCGCCATGATCACTAAGCTCTCGGCTTTGATGGAGGACCAGGTACCGATCATCATGGAGAATGTCTTCGAATGCACGCTGGACATGATCAACAAGAACTTCTCCGAATACCCCGAACACCGTGTCGAGttcttcaacctcctccgcgCTATCAACCTTCACTGCTTCCCTGCGCTTTTGAAGCTTGATAACCGTCAGTTCAAGTTTGTTATTGATTCGTGCATGTGGGCTAGCAAGCACGACAACCGCGACGTTGAGACTGCGGGCCTTAACATGTGCCTGGAGCTCGTCAACAACATTGCTGAGAAGACTGACGTTCAGACCTCCAACGCTTTCTTCAACCAATTCTTTGTCAGCATTCTGCAGGATGTGTTCTTCGTTCTAACCGACCAGGACCACAAGGCTGGCTTCAAGACCCAGTCCATGTTGCTCATGCGCATGTTCTACTTTGTCCACCCCGCCGATGGCTCGCCCTCGAGGATTCAGGGCCCCATTTACCAGCCCGATCAGGCCCAGCCAGGCACTAGCAACAAGGAGTTCCTCACCATGTTCGTGGGTAATCTGCTGCAGACCGCTTTTGCCAACCTCACGCC TGCCCAGATTACCTCGTTTGTTGAGGGACTCTTCACCCTTAACACCCAGTACGACAAGTTCCGCCTCGCGTTGCGTGACTTCCTTATCTCCCTTAGAGAATTCGCCGGCGACAATGCCGAGCTCTACCTCCTGGAGAAGGAGCAGCAAGAGACGGCGGCCAAGGCGGCCGATATCGAGAGGAGATCCAAGGTCAGCGGCCTGCTGAAACCCAGCGAgctcgaggacgatgagCTGTGA
- a CDS encoding TBC domain-containing protein: protein MFGGQAPVDNSTQRDDELADAAAQRQAAPQGTDGPTPPTPTSTAHAAAAAVEAATPTTPSPPPPPPPAAEPPLAAVAAPAAPADLDHHHETDTQGERETETASSKSSRLSDASGLTRPSIAINEDLTSPSAPLPSIRVMPTDVERESQKVRSLYESSDGWLDGGRRVSFAGDLPPLPSEVDPSDVVDPPRLHALTSSDWAASHIAPTPPTAPWVSSSSLRDDAASYYRPGARKWGEHERAGGLEDWENLDGVEVDRYGFIKERPARRESSYRPETSRTVRPGSRSRHFSPRRRNVLTKRPGSAYSSSPLGQGLVGGPPSRKVSARSLHTFDSAYSNASRRSTRSSFRSIANHLPPNRDRRWMDEAGDMLAFPAGGLTDILEYAAKMTGKKSTEALKKKELERSEKWRKMAKVIQRFPLEDGGEGQAGREGQGQGQGQGQGMNFEFDTKNPKLIERTWKGIPDCWRSAAWFSFLATSAKNANSPETDGVLITAFKRLQDISSPDDVQIDLDVPRTVNGHIMFRKRYRGGQRLLFRVLHAISLYFPDTGYVQGMAPLAATLLCYYDEERCFIMMVRLWRYRGLSRLYSPNFEGLLSTLDDFEKHWLAGKDVASKLTELAIDPTAYGTRWYLTLFNLSIPFAAQLRVWDIFMLLGECPPEGELGPQVSARDSGEVTPHLQHADTQQTSKSSKEKSFLAKLSERRSKRHLNHTAAEVPRGLDILHATSAALIHAMRDVLLDADFENAMKTLTSWIPVKDEDLLMKVARTEWRAHQKKRDR, encoded by the exons ATGTTTGGCGGCCAGGCTCCGGTCGACAACAGCACGCAACGAGACGACGAGCTGGCAGACGCAGCAGCACAGAGGCAGGCAGCACCACAGGGAACCGACGGCCCTACTCCTCCTACACCTACCAGCACGGCGCatgcagcggcagcggcagtagaagcagcaacaccaaccacgccatcaccaccaccaccaccaccaccagcagcagaacCTCCActagcagcagtagcagcaccagcagcgccagcagacctggaccaccaccatgaGACGGACACTCAAGGAGAAAGGGAGACAGAGACGGCCAGCTCCAAATCATCGCGCCTCAGTGACGCCTCGGGGCTAACACGTCCATCCATCGCCATCAATGAAGACCTGACGTCGCCCTCCGCCCCGCTGCCCAGTATCCGCGTTATGCCCACGGACGTAGAGAGGGAATCACAAAAGGTGAGATCGCTCTATGAATCCAGCGATGGTTGGCTAGATGGCGGGCGGCGCGTCTCGTTCGCTGGCGATCTTCCGCCTCTACCCTCGGAGGTAGACCCATCAGATGTTGT AGACCCTCCCCGATTACATGCTCTGACCTCGAGCGACTGGGCCGCGAGCCACATTGCGCCAACACCGCCCACAGCACCCTGGGTCAGTTCTTCGTCGCTACGGGATGATGCTGCCAGCTATTACCGGCCTGGTGCTAGGAAATGGGGCGAGCACGAGCGCGCCGGCGGGCTAGAAGATTGGGAGAATCTGGATGGAGTTGAAGTTGACCGCTATGGCTTCATCAAGGAGAGGCCAGCAAGGCGAGAATCCAGCTACAGGCCAGAGACGAGTAGGACAGTCAGGCCAGGATCCAGGTCAAGACACTTCTCACCTAGGAGACGAAACGTGTTGACGAAACGGCCCGGCTCGGCTTATTCCTCGTCACCCCTTGGTCAAGGCCTTGTTGGAGGCCCGCCGAGCAGAAAGGTGTCCGCGCGATCCCTACACACGTTTGACTCGGCATATTCAAACGCATCACGAAGATCTACACGATCGTCTTTCCGGTCCATCGCCAATCACCTACCACCCAACCGGGACCGGCGATGGATGGACGAGGCTGGGGATATGCTAGCGTTTCCGGCGGGAGGTTTGACCGATATTCTGGAATACGCGGCGAAGATGACGGGCAAGAAGAGCACCGAAGCcctaaagaagaaagagttGGAACGGTCCGAAAAGTGGAGGAAAATGGCAAAGGTCATTCAGAGATTCCCTTTGGAAGACGGCGGTGAGGGCCAAGCCGGCCGCGaaggtcaaggccaaggtcaaggtcaaggccaaggcaTGAACTTTGAGTTCGATACGAAGAACCCCAAGCTTATCGAGCGCACTTGGAAAGGAATTCCAGATTGCTGGCGCTCCGCAGCTTGGTTCTCCTTCCTCGCAACAAGTGCAAAGAATGCCAATAGTCCCGAAACTGATGGGGTGCTCATCACAGCGTTTAAGAGGTTGCAGGACATCAGTTCACCCGACGACGTGCAGATTGATCTCGACGTTCCCAGGACGGTCAATGGTCACATCATGTTTCGAAAGCGATACCGCGGGGGCCAGCGTCTACTGTTCCGCGTTCTACACGCCATTTCATTATATTTTCCCGATACCGGCTATGTCCAAGGAATGGCTCCTCTAGCAGCCACGTTGCTATGCTACTACGACGAGGAGAGGTGTTTTATCATGATGGTTCGCCTTTGGAGGTATCGTGGGCTTTCGAGGCTGTATTCGCCAAATTTCGAAGGGCTCCTTTCCACCCTGGACGACTTTGAGAAACATTGGCTTGCGGGAAAGGACGTTGCTTCCAAACTT ACTGAATTAGCCATTGATCCGACGGCATATGGGACAAGGTGGTATCTTACACTATTCAACCTGTCAATACCATTTGCTGCTCAGCTCCGTGTCTGGGATATCTTTATGCTCCTGGGAGAATGCCCGCCTGAAGGGGAATTGGGCCCTCAGGTTTCCGCAAGAGACTCCGGAGAGGTGACACCACACTTACAACACGCCGATACTCAGCAAACATCTAAGAGTAGTAAGGAGAAAAGCTTCCTGGCCAAGTTGAGCGAGCGTAGGAGTAAACGACATCTAAACCATACAGCTGCAGAAGTGCCGCGAGGTCTTGATATCCTCCACGCTACGAGTGCTGCGCTGATTCACGCCATGAGGGACGTGTTGCTGGATGCGGATTTCGAAAACGCAATGAAAACACTTACATCGTGGATACCAGTTAAGGATGAGGATCTACTAATGAAGGTAGCACGAACAGAGTGGAGGGCACATCAGAAAAAAAGGGACAGATGA
- a CDS encoding DIL and Ankyrin domain-containing protein, protein MDNGGFDGGFGAGGGDEGGFGSDGGGYEPQQQKKQQLPPDLPRSLDDRRHAPNEHMVTETEMYDGWQGQSQFLTTPIPAKPLSFSNLNLDDPQFDEDITKGGANSETRLMEMLAAQAAHSASAIFEDENQIANDDKMPQDEKKDVLQRAFIMAASNGNVESVRKILDGPARQYVDLNAPDEEGTPALIYASCFGHESTVQVLLDAGADVDKQDRNQWSALMWAMTNRHKGIAKLLLDNGASPEKKTSSGRTAFDFVAPDSDMSFYLHDSGYSIGTAGADDFYNPGFSQDKFEEELAENEMRRRMMMESARDLEVDLGNVGMDDQPEPIDEFEEEQQEFDWARCLHDQMFVFQESELDSILDIVITNMTPQRSPSQKPVPANMIFLGARYAHYHASRELLAKLLITAMDKINNVVERYQWDMTILAFWASNATLLLHYLKKDAGLVEATTEFQAQLSELINEIFILIVRDAERRLDKVLDAGMLDHETIPGFENITFQNEWTIFKRKKEVKEPPMEKRFRPPSPKQRAKPSPRNVTSLLSSTLFVLDLYDVHSVITAQVISQLIYWLGAELFNRIMSSRKYLARTKAMQIRMNISALEDWARTNNRQPEHYEGGEMKSSGETTMEATRRHLAPVIQLLQWLQVLSSLGADDLEALIGTLQQLKALSPQQLIHAATHYRSEVGEKGLPKSAMKYLTALQAMRKERKRESQMSQLSVTSSIKERVGDGSVSTPVTPISRSINGSPWASTPGGATSSSEGPGGGDGEGDEDDEDAPANLLLDPAFMLPFTLPSMTDMLVSYGAGFGGVNRERERKYIPTIPPEFLDKFEAATSGGRKGPPLFGEKDWENEEV, encoded by the exons ATGGATAACGGGGGCTTTGATGGCGGCTTCGGTGCCGGCGGCGGAGACGAAGGAGGGTTTGGAAGCGACGGGGGAGGATATGAaccacagcagcagaagaaacAGCAGTTGCCCCCCGATCTACCGCGCTCCCTCGATGACAGGAGACATGCTCCTAACGAACACATGGTCACAGAGACGGAGATGTATGACGGATGGCAAG GACAATCACAGTTCTTGACAACACCCATACCGGCCAAGCCTCTGAGCTTCAGCAACCTGAATCTTGACGACCCCCAGTTCGACGAGGACATCACCAAGGGCGGGGCCAACAGCGAGACTAGATTGATGGAGATGCTGGCTGCACAGGCTGCGCATTCGGCTAGCGCAATATTTGAGGATGAGAATCAGATTGCCAACGACGACAAGATGCCGcaggacgagaagaaggatgtcCTCCAAAGAGCCTTCATTATGGCTGCAAGCAATGGCAATGTCGAGTCTGTCCGTAAAATCCTAGATGGCCCAGCTAGACAATACGTAGATCTCAATGCGccagatgaagaaggaacaCCGGCCCTGATCTACGCAAGCTGCTTT GGACACGAGTCCACCGTACAAGTCCTTCTCGACGCCGGAGCTGATGTCGACAAGCAAGACCGCAATCAATGGAGCGCGCTTATGTGGGCTATGACCAATCGACACAAGGGCATTGCAAAGCTACTACTCGACAACGGCGCTTCTCCCGAGAAGAAGACCTCCTCAGGACGAACTGCATTCGACTTTGTTGCCCCGGACAGCGACATGTCTTTCTATCTCCACGACAGCGGTTATAGCATTGGCACGGCTGGTGCCGACGACTTTTATAATCCAGGCTTTTCTCAAGACAAATTCGAGGAAGAGTTGGCCGAAAATGAGATGCGCAGGAgaatgatgatggagagtGCTCGTGATCTGGAAGTTGATCTAGGGAACGTGGGCATGGACGACCAACCCGAG CCTATTGACGAATTTGAGGAAGAGCAGCAAGAGTTCGACTGGGCGAGGTGTCTCCACGATCAAATGTTTGTCTTCCAGGAGAGCGAGCTGGACAGCATCTTGGACAttgtcatcaccaacatgaCCCCGCAACGATCACCATCACAAAAGCCTGTGCCCGCGAACATGATCTTCCTGGGGGCTCGATATGCGCATTACCATGCCAGCCGTGAACTGTTAGCAAAGCTATTGATTACTGCCATGGATAAGATCAACAATGTCGTGGAGAGATACCAGTGGGATATGACTATCCTGGCTTTTTGGGCATCCAACGCGACCCTGTTGCTACATTACCTCAAGAAGGATGCCGGCTTGGTAGAAGCGACCACCGAGTTCCAGGCGCAGCTTTCAGAGCTGATCAACGAGATCTTCATTCTTATTGTCCGGGACGCAGAGAGACGTCTTGACAAGGTGCTGGATGCTGGCATGCTGGACCACGAAACAATCCCCGGCTTCGAAAACATCACCTTCCAGAACGAGTGGACGATTTTCAAGCgcaagaaggaggtgaaGGAACCGCCCATGGAGAAGCGCTTCAGGCCGCCGTCCCCCAAGCAGAGGGCGAAGCCGTCTCCGCGGAACGTGACATCACTACTCTCCTCTACACTATTTGTCCTGGACCTGTATGATGTCCACTCAGTGATTACGGCACAGGTCATCTCACAACTGATATACTGGCTCGGCGCCGAGCTCTTCAACCGCATAATGTCCAGTCGCAAGTACTTGGCGCGCACCAAGGCCATGCAGATCCGCATGAACATTTCGGCCCTGGAGGACTGGGCTCGTACCAACAATCGGCAACCCGAGCACTACGAGGGCGGCGAGATGAAGTCGAGCGGCGAGACCACAATGGAGGCAACGCGCCGCCACCTTGCCCCCGTCATTCAGCTCCTCCAGTGGCTGCAAGTACTTTCGTCGCTGGGCGCCGACGACCTCGAGGCCCTGATCGGTACTCTCCAGCAGCTCAAGGCGCTGAGCCCCCAGCAGCTTATCCACGCCGCGACGCACTACCGCTCCGAGGTTGGCGAAAAGGGCCTTCCCAAGAGTGCCATGAAGTACCTCACGGCCCTGCAGGCCATGCGTAAGGAGCGCAAGCGCGAGTCGCAAATGTCGCAGTTGTCAGTCACATCGTCCATCAAGGAGCGGGTAGGCGATGGCAGTGTCAGCACGCCGGTGACGCCCATCAGCAGGTCCATCAACGGCAGTCCTTGGGCGTCTACCCCAGGCGGCGCCACGTCGTCTTCCGAGGGTCCCGGAGGCGGTGACGGGGAAggcgacgaagacgacgaggacgcgCCGGCCAACTTGCTTCTTGATCCGGCTTTTATGCTGCCCTTTACTCTACCCAGCATGACGGACATGCTGGTCAGCTACGGGGCCGGGTTCGGCGGCGTGAACAGGGAGAGGGAACGAAAGTACATACCGACTATCCCGCCCGAGTTTTTGGATAAGTTTGAGGCGGCGACTAGTGGAGGGAGGAAAGGACCGCCGCTGTTTGGGGAGAAGGATTGGGAGAATGAGGAGGTTTAG
- the alc-1 gene encoding allantoicase, which translates to MTDIDYKLEAVPATRIAADDIDKTFRSSTIDLISGALGGKVLGFSDEWFAEAANLLTPTAPIRQPGKMVYTGAWYDGWETRRHNPAEFDWVVIRLGVASGTVEGVEIDTAFFNGNHAPAISVEGCFSQNDDEVLSWKGERGGWETILGVQECGPSQRFGWKLENPTKKQYTHVRLNMYPDGGIARFRLFGHAVPVFPDNTDAIFDLAAAQNGGVAISCSDQHFGTKDNLILPGRGKDMGDGWETARSRTKGHVDWTIIRLGAPGYIQNFMVDTAHFRGNYPQQVKLQAIEWKSEGEPGADSEGWTEVVEPIKCGPDQEHPVESLVKDKPFTHVKLIIVPDGGVKRLRVFAKRAV; encoded by the exons ATGACCGACATCGATTACAAGCTCGAGGCTGTTCCGGCCACTCGGATTGCCGCCGATGATATCGACAAGACTTTCCGTTCCAGCACCATCG ATCTTATCTCAGGGGCTCTCGGTGGCAAGGTTCTCGGTTTCTCGGACGAATGGTTCGCCGAAGCAGCCAACCTCCTCACTCCTACAGCCCCAATCCGCCAGCCGGGAAAGATGGTTTACACCGGCGCCTGGTATGACGGATGGGAGACAAGGAGACACAACCCTGCCGAGTTCGACTGGGTTGTGATCCGTCTGGGCGTCGCCTCGGGTACCGTCGAGGGTGTCGAGATTGACACGGCTTTCTTCAACGGCAACCATGCGCCCGCCATCTCGGTCGAGGGTTGCTTCAGCCAAAACGACGATGAGGTTCTGTCATGGAAGGGCGAGCGTGGTGGATGGGAGACTATTCTTGGCGTTCAAGAGTGCGGCCCTTCGCAGAGATTCGGCTGGAAACTCGAGAACCCTACCAAGAAGCAGTACACCCATGTGCGACTAAACATGTACCCCGACGGCGGCATTGCCAGGTTCCGTCTGTTTGGACACGCCGTACCGGTCTTCCCCGACAATACGGATGCCATCTTTGACTTGGCGGCTGCCCAGAACGGCGGAGTTGCGATCTCCTGCAGTGACCAGCACTTTGGTACCAAGGACAACCTTATCCTTCCGGGCCGCGGCAAGGACATGGGCGACGGTTGGGAGACAGCACGCTCGCGCACCAAGGGCCACGTCGACTGGACCATCATCAGACTCGGCGCGCCCGGCTACATTCAGAATTTCATGGTCGACACGGCTCACTTCCGCGGTAACTACCCCCAGCAGGTCAAGCTGCAAGCTATCGAGTGGAAGAGCGAGGGCGAGCCGGGAGCGGATTCTGAGGGCTGGACAGAGGTTGTTGAGCCCATCAAGTGCGGTCCCGATCAGGAACACCCTGTCGAGAGCTTGGTGAAGGACAAGCCGTTCACCCACGTCAAGCTCATCATTGTGCCTGACGGCGGAGTGAAAAGACTGCGGGTGTTTGCGAAGAGGGCTGTTTAA